The Chloroflexota bacterium genome includes the window ATGCGCTTCGTTGGCCTCCTTGAAGCGCCGTTCCGCGTCCGCGTCGCCCGGGTTGCGGTCGGGATGGAGCTCCCGGGCGAGGCGCCGATACGCCTTCTTGATCTCGGCCGCTGATGCGGTCTTGGGGACGCCGAGGACCTGGTAGTAGTCCCGGTATTCCACGGCGTCCCCTGCTAGGGCGTCCTCACGCGCTGCCGGTCGGCGGTGCCGCCGGCGGCTGCTTGGGCTTGACCGGCGGGACCGGGGTGGCCGCGATCGGCACCTTCTGCCCCTTTGGCACCTTCCGCGTCCGCCGCACGGGCTTTCGCACCAGCGGCGTGATCGCCCGCAGCGCGGTTCGCGCGGCCGGGCGCGCCTGGTCCAGCAGGGCCGCCGACAGGACCTGGTCCATGTGGTCGACCCCCACGATGGTCAGCTGCTTGCGGACCTCCTCCGGCACGTCCACCAGGTCCCTCATGTTGCGACCCGGGATGAGCACCGTCTCCACACCCGCCAGGTGGGCCGCCAGCAGCTTGGCCTTCAGGCCGCCGATGGGCAGCACCCGACCGCGGAGCGTGATCTCGCCGGTCATGGCGATGTCACGCCGCACAGGCCGGCCGGTCAATAGGCTGGCCATGGCGGTGGCCATGGTCACTCCCGCCGAGGGGCCGTCCTTGGGCGTCGCCCCGGCCGGGACGTGGACGTGGATCGTCTGCTTCTCGAAGATGGCCGGGTCGAGACCCAGCTCCCGACAGCGGGCGCGGAGGTAGGACAGGCCGGCTCGCGCCGACTCCTGCATGACGCTCCCCAGCTGGCCGGTCAGGATGAAGTCGTCCTTGCCGTCCATCTTGGTGGCCTCGACCTGCAAGATGTCCCCCCCGGCGTCGGAGACCACCAGCCCGGTCACGATCCCGATCTGGTCCTCCTCGTCCAGCTGGCCATAGTCGAAGCGCGCCGGACCGATGAAGTCCTCCAGGTCGTCGGCCTTGACCTTGACGCGCGTCCTCGCGTTGGAGGCCACCTTGCGGGCCACCTTCCGCGCGATGCCGGCGATCTCGCGCTCCATGTTGCGGACCCCGGCCTCCTTGGTGAAGGCCTGGATCATGCGCACCAGGGCCGGCTCCTCGAAGACGACCTGCTTGGGGGTCAGGCCATGGTTCTCAAGCTGCTTGGGGACCAGGAACTGCTGGGCGATCCGCAGCTTCTCGAGCTGGGTGTAGCCCGGAAGCGGGATGATCTCCATCCGGTCGCGCAGGGCGGGCGGGATGGTGTCGGCCATGTTGGCGGTGGCGATGAACAGGACCTTGGACAGGTCGAACGGCACCTCCAGGTAGTTGTCCTGGAAGCTGAAGTTCTGCTCGGGGTCGAGCACTTCCAGCAGCGCCGATGACGGGTCGCCGCGGAAGTCCATTCCCACCTTGTCGATCTCGTCCAGCATGAACACCGGGTTCGAGGTGCCGGCGGTCTTGATGGACTGGATGACCCGGCCCGGCAATGCGCCGATGTAGGTGCGCCGATGTCCGCGGATCTCGGCCTCGTCGTGGATGCCGCCCAGGCTCATCCGGACGAACTTCCGGCCCATGGCGCGGGCGATGCTCTTACCCAAGCTGGTCTTGCCCACTCCGGGCGGGCCCACGAACAGGATGATCGGGCTGCGGATCTTCTCGGCCAGCTTGCGGACGGCCATGTACTCGAGGATCCGCTCCTTGGGCTTCTCCAGGCCGTAATGGTCCTCGTTGAGGACGCGCTCCGCATCGTTCAGGTCGAGGTTGTCCTCGGTCGTCGTGGCCCACGGCAGTGACACGAGCGTGTCGACGTAGGTGCGCACCACGCCCTGCTCTGGCGAGGCGCTGGGGATGCGGGTCAGGCGGTCGACCTCCTTGAGGGCCTTTTCCTTGACCTCGTCGGGCATGCCCGAATCCTCGACCTTCTGGCGCAGCTCGTTCACCTCGCTGACCGCCGGGTCGTCCTCGCCCAGCTCCTTCTGGATGGCCTTCATCTGCTCGCGGAGGATGTACTCGCGCTGGTTGCGGTCCATCTCCGACTTGACCTCGCTCTGAATCCGGCCCTTCAGCTCGAGGATCTCGATCTGCTTGGCCAGGAACGTGCTGACCAGGCGCAGCCGATCGGCGACGTCAATCGTCTCGAGCAGCTCCTGGCGCAGCTCGATGCTCATCTCCGGCGAGTAGGCGGCCATGTCGGCCAGCAGCCCGCCATCGGTGATGTTGCGGGCGGCGACCGCCACCTCGGGCGGCACCGGCGCTCCGGCGGTGACGTATTGCTCGATTTGAGCCTGGATCGACGCCATGAGGGCCTCGATCTCGACCCCGGTCTCCTTCTGGTCCTCGATGAGCTGGATGCGCGCCTCGAGGTGCGGGTCGACCTGGACCAGGTCCAACAGCCGGATCCGGCGCTGGCCCTGGACGATGGCCCGGATGGTGCCGTTCTGGAGACGGATGAGTTGGGCGATCTTGGCCAGCGTGCCCACGCTGTGCAGCTCGTCGACCGTGCCGATCTCCTCGGTCTCGGACGAGCGCTGCGCGATCAGGGCCACCGGGGAGTTGGCGCGCACGGCGCGCTCCAGGGCCTTCACGCTGCGGTCGCGGCCCACTTCCAGCGGGACGATCATCTCGGGGAAGATGACGGTGCCGCGCAGGGCGACCAGGGGCAGGACCTGGATCTGGTCCGCCGGCTCGTCGGTCGGGGGAGTGGGCTGGATCTTTGTGTCTTTTTCGGATTCCACGTGGCTCACCTGCTGCTGGGTTCGGGGACGGGCACGGCGACGGGCTCGAGCTGAGGCTCGGGTTCCGCGTCGCCCTGGACAAAGCGTTCGACATCACCTTCATCGAACAGGTCGTAGACCCGGATCTTGCCGAGCGCTTCGAGCTGCAGGATGACCTTGACGCCCGCCAGGTTGACCCCCTGGCGTCGGGTCAGGAAGCGGATGATACGCACCCGCTCAATATCGGCCTCGGAGTAGAGGCGGAGGTTGTTGCGCCGATGCGGGCAGACGAGTCCCTCCTCGTCGTAGATCCGCAGCGTGCGCGGGTGCACCGCCGCCAGTTCGGCGGCGATGCTGATGAAGTAACGCGGCCGCTTCGGGTCGCGGATCCAACTCACCTGGTCGGAACTCCAATCATCGGTTCTTTCATCGATTGAGCTGTGTTTCAGGCGCTCCGTAGAGGCGCAGCGGTACCCTAATCATTGACAACGGCGTTGTCAAGACCTATAGCAATTCAGAATTCGGAGCCGCGGTTCGAGCTCGGCTAGCCGCGGAGGCGACCCGCCCAGGACCATTTGTTCACCAGGCGTACCGAACGGCCACATTTCCAGCCCATCTTGACGTCTGACCCCCAGCCTGCCGGTTTCGTTCATTGAACGTACAAGAACGGCCGATTTGACCACCCCAAGGGCCGCCGACGGGTCCTATTTGGCCGATGTGTACATGAGGTGAACATCGGGACCGATGGATGGGGGCGAGTCAGGTCGAGCGAGCCTCGCGCAACGCTCGTTCCAGGCGCTCCAGCCGGCCGGCGGCGCGGCGTCGTTCCGGGTTGCCAAGGGCCAGCCCGGCATAGCGGAGAAGCTGGTACCCGGCGGCCAAGCGGGCCAGGGCGGGAGCGACCGGGGCGGAAGGCGTGAGCCGGGCCAGGTGCTGCCGCGGGGTTTCGGCCGATCGGCGCGCCCAGCGGCCGTCCGCCGCCAGGGCGTCCAGGGCCGCCAGGTAGGCGCCCACCGGGTCGCTGCGGTCACCGCGGGCCGGGGCGGCAGGCCTGGGTTCTCGTCGGGGCCGCGGCGGGCGGTCGAAGACCACGCTCCGCTCCTCCACGACGTCGCCCAGCAGGGCCTCCATCCGGCGCCGCTCGCGCCAGTGCCACCAGATGTAGAGCGCGACCGCGGCCAGCTCGAGCAGGATGATGGTGGCGATCACCAGGAAGAACAGGATGCCCGGCAGCTGGCTCGTCGGCTGCTGCGTCGCGCCGATCTCGATGACCGGGAGCTGGATGGTTCCCTGGCCGAACCCTTCCGGCAGGATCCCGCGCGCCAGGTCGATGAAGAGCGCGGCCAGGATAATGACCGGAGACAGGAGCAGGACGACCAGGGCGCCGAGGACTCGGATGGGCGCCACCAGGGCGACCACCAGGGCCTCGAGCGGGACTCCCAGGAACAGCGCGGCCGGGATCCCGAGCACCGTCACCCCCAGCGCCACCAGCAGGACGAACCCAAACCACGAGCCGCCGCCCGGGCCATCACCCCGTACGGCGGCCAGGCGGGCCAGTCCCAGGGCCAACACTCCCGATCCCACGAACATGAGCGAGCCGATGAAGGCGAGCGCGGTGAACGCTTCCTGGATGCCGGGGCCTGCCCGTCCGGCCGTCAGGTCGCCGATCAGCCATGCGACTGCGACAACCGGCAGGCCCCAACGCATGAGCTGGTCCTGGACCTCTTCGTCCACGGCTCGGGACTGGTGGGCGTGCCCGCGCAGGACGGCCAGGGCGCCGATCCATCCGCCGTGATGAGCGGCCAGGGCCGCCTGGGCGTCGCCCTGGATCAGGGCGACCCGGACCTCGGGCGCCAGCAACCAGGCCATCGTGCCCGCGGCCACCGCCAGCACCGGCAACCCGAACGCCTCGCCAGCCGGTCCCCGCCACCGGACGCGGCGCGCCCAGCCCATGCCCGCCCCGGCCAGGATGGCGAACTCGAGGGGCCCGATGATCGGCACCTCCCCGAACAGGGCTTGGAGGGCCGCCGCCACCACGGCCAGCAGGCCGCCCTCGGCCACGCACTGGGCGACCGGCAGCAGCCGCGAGGGGCGTGGGGGGCTGGGCGGCGGGGCGGGCCGACCGTCCGGCTCGACGCCGATCGGGACCGGCTCAGGCGGATAGTTCGACCACATCCGCCGTCTCCCAGGATGGGGTGATGATCATGCCGCGTGCCGCGATGCCGGCGCGGCGGGCTGCGGCGAGCCCCTCGGGCTCGGCGCCGAGGAGGAGCACCTCGACCGCGTAGCCGGACGCCTGCAGGCGGCGCAAGGTGGGGTGTATGGCGTGCGGGGAGCGGGCGGTGAGGACCACCAGGCTGGCGCCCGCCGCCACGCGCCGGGTGAGCCAGGTCAGCAGGCCGGCCAGCGTCCCCGAGCTGATCGGTCCCAGGCGCGCGAGCAGGTCGGTGACCCGACCCAGCTGGGCCGGGCCCGACCGCGACGGCAGGTACGCCACGCGCTGGGCGGTACCCGAGAATCCGGCCGCCGCCAGGCCGACCGCGGCGCCGCCGTCGAGCAGGCTGCGGGCCACGGAGGCGGCTGCCACGCACAGTCCCTCGAAGGCGTCAACGTCCCAGTCCATGGCCCAGTCCGCTCCTTCGACCGTCCGGACGTCGAGCACCAGGATCACCTGTCGGCTGCGCGCCGGCTCCCAGCGGCGGCTCACCGGCCGCCCGAGGCGCGCGGTCGCTCGCCAGTGGATGCGCCGCAGCGGGTCGCCGGGCTGGAAGGGCCGCACCCCGCCGAAGAGCGCCGGGTCGTGGACCAGGCCGCTGCGGGCGCGCCGCTCTCCGATGGGCGCGCGGGCGGGCGCCACGTCCCGGACGGCCGCCGTCCGGGGGGCCACCACCAACCGGTCGGGGAGCGTCCGCTCCTCGGTCACCGCGTGGCGGCCCACCAGGTCGCGAATGTGGAGCCGAACCGGGCCGAACTCGAACACTCCCCGGTGCCGCGCCTCGAGGTGGTAGTGACGGACCACGCGCTCGTACCAGCCCAGGGCCCAGGTGTTGCGCAGGCTCCGGCGCTGAAGGGCCACGTCGTCCAGGTCGAGCATCCGTTCGCGGACCTCGATCCCGTCGGTCACGAGGTCGTCGGCGGCGATCCACGGCAGAGGCAGCGCCTTGCGGTTCCAGACCGACACGTCCAAGTCGACCGTGTCGCCGACCACCGCCCGCCCGGTTCCCAGGCGGCGGTCATAGGAGAGGT containing:
- the lon gene encoding endopeptidase La; its protein translation is MESEKDTKIQPTPPTDEPADQIQVLPLVALRGTVIFPEMIVPLEVGRDRSVKALERAVRANSPVALIAQRSSETEEIGTVDELHSVGTLAKIAQLIRLQNGTIRAIVQGQRRIRLLDLVQVDPHLEARIQLIEDQKETGVEIEALMASIQAQIEQYVTAGAPVPPEVAVAARNITDGGLLADMAAYSPEMSIELRQELLETIDVADRLRLVSTFLAKQIEILELKGRIQSEVKSEMDRNQREYILREQMKAIQKELGEDDPAVSEVNELRQKVEDSGMPDEVKEKALKEVDRLTRIPSASPEQGVVRTYVDTLVSLPWATTTEDNLDLNDAERVLNEDHYGLEKPKERILEYMAVRKLAEKIRSPIILFVGPPGVGKTSLGKSIARAMGRKFVRMSLGGIHDEAEIRGHRRTYIGALPGRVIQSIKTAGTSNPVFMLDEIDKVGMDFRGDPSSALLEVLDPEQNFSFQDNYLEVPFDLSKVLFIATANMADTIPPALRDRMEIIPLPGYTQLEKLRIAQQFLVPKQLENHGLTPKQVVFEEPALVRMIQAFTKEAGVRNMEREIAGIARKVARKVASNARTRVKVKADDLEDFIGPARFDYGQLDEEDQIGIVTGLVVSDAGGDILQVEATKMDGKDDFILTGQLGSVMQESARAGLSYLRARCRELGLDPAIFEKQTIHVHVPAGATPKDGPSAGVTMATAMASLLTGRPVRRDIAMTGEITLRGRVLPIGGLKAKLLAAHLAGVETVLIPGRNMRDLVDVPEEVRKQLTIVGVDHMDQVLSAALLDQARPAARTALRAITPLVRKPVRRTRKVPKGQKVPIAATPVPPVKPKQPPAAPPTGSA
- a CDS encoding MerR family transcriptional regulator, which gives rise to MSWIRDPKRPRYFISIAAELAAVHPRTLRIYDEEGLVCPHRRNNLRLYSEADIERVRIIRFLTRRQGVNLAGVKVILQLEALGKIRVYDLFDEGDVERFVQGDAEPEPQLEPVAVPVPEPSSR
- a CDS encoding DUF4129 domain-containing protein, coding for MWSNYPPEPVPIGVEPDGRPAPPPSPPRPSRLLPVAQCVAEGGLLAVVAAALQALFGEVPIIGPLEFAILAGAGMGWARRVRWRGPAGEAFGLPVLAVAAGTMAWLLAPEVRVALIQGDAQAALAAHHGGWIGALAVLRGHAHQSRAVDEEVQDQLMRWGLPVVAVAWLIGDLTAGRAGPGIQEAFTALAFIGSLMFVGSGVLALGLARLAAVRGDGPGGGSWFGFVLLVALGVTVLGIPAALFLGVPLEALVVALVAPIRVLGALVVLLLSPVIILAALFIDLARGILPEGFGQGTIQLPVIEIGATQQPTSQLPGILFFLVIATIILLELAAVALYIWWHWRERRRMEALLGDVVEERSVVFDRPPRPRREPRPAAPARGDRSDPVGAYLAALDALAADGRWARRSAETPRQHLARLTPSAPVAPALARLAAGYQLLRYAGLALGNPERRRAAGRLERLERALREARST
- a CDS encoding DUF58 domain-containing protein; translation: MTGWTALALGMAVVAAVAGVPGLLLLAFATFAYGATTRLWTRYGLRDLSYDRRLGTGRAVVGDTVDLDVSVWNRKALPLPWIAADDLVTDGIEVRERMLDLDDVALQRRSLRNTWALGWYERVVRHYHLEARHRGVFEFGPVRLHIRDLVGRHAVTEERTLPDRLVVAPRTAAVRDVAPARAPIGERRARSGLVHDPALFGGVRPFQPGDPLRRIHWRATARLGRPVSRRWEPARSRQVILVLDVRTVEGADWAMDWDVDAFEGLCVAAASVARSLLDGGAAVGLAAAGFSGTAQRVAYLPSRSGPAQLGRVTDLLARLGPISSGTLAGLLTWLTRRVAAGASLVVLTARSPHAIHPTLRRLQASGYAVEVLLLGAEPEGLAAARRAGIAARGMIITPSWETADVVELSA